The Cicer arietinum cultivar CDC Frontier isolate Library 1 chromosome 1, Cicar.CDCFrontier_v2.0, whole genome shotgun sequence genome contains the following window.
ATAGGTCCTTAGAGAATCGAAGAATGCTCTATATGTTCCAAATGAATGGAGCAAGTTTTGACAAATTTTCTCATTCCCTTGTATGTTTAGTATTTACAGCTGATGAATTTTCTCTCTCATGTTTGAAGCATGAGAAGCTACAATAACCTTAACCTTATGAACAACCATTATATTCTTTATCAATTGAGTGTTGATTAATTACACTTTGAAAAATAGTAATACACTTACATGCATCTTGACTTCACTCAGATAGCACACTTGCTCTATAAGAGGTTGGTTTGTTCTTCTGGTTGCAAATGTTAAAAGGTGGATTTATGAAGGTCGTTTGTCATTCCACAATGGTTGTTGGAAGAAAATATTATTGTCTTGggttttgattttttgaatttatattgtAAGACTAGTGACTTTTATATGATACAATACTACATGTGTTTTACATCTCTTCACATAacatagataataaataaaatgataactAGAGAGcaatatattatatgtttttatcaAGCCGCCTAAATATTTCTTCgtatcataagaaaaaaaatactatgaTAGGACATGTTAGCATCAAATAACATTCAACATGGTATAAGCTTTTCTGGGTACAAACATGGGataatgttttactttttaacaatttttgtaaagataaaatatatatacaattatttaAAGGATTACAATTAATGAAAGTAGCTCAAGTTCGGTCTAAgcaaagttttatttttaagagatattaatttttctttgcaTTATGCACACAAGAAAGTTGAGGTTATAAGAAAGTTGAGGTTATACATGATGCAAAGAAAAAttcatatcttttaaaaaagttttttttggaTGAGAAACAATGATGGCTCTTGCAAAGATaggtaatattttatgtttttttttttacaatgcaAGGGATAAATATTCTAGTGGGTTATGTGTCATAGATGAGCATGTACCATGCTTCAAGTTGAGTCTTCAAATGTCCAACAATTACaccggaaaaaaaaaattatatattgaatattCAACAATTACACCcgaaaaacaaattatatattgaatattcagtagtaataaataaatgacaacACAAGTTAACTATATGTAAACTCACTTTTGATACTATTGGAAATTATGAGCAAGAAATTGGTTGAGATCTAATGTGATTTGAAGGCCACAACccttgaacaataaatttgattGGTGTATTGAGTTTCTATAGAAACTTTAAAGTTGGTTGTGCACAATAGATTGTTGGTCATTGTTAGACTAGCTTGTAATAGTCATAAGCACCATTGTTTGTGCTAactagtaataaaataaaataaaagcatgAAACACAACATTTTTTATATGTGAAGAGACTCAACAAATAACTCAAGCAATTAACAATGAATAATAAGGTGCAAATACAAATAAAGTGAACTTCCATTTAAATAGGTATAATTTTGTTGGTAGTGTCTTGTGAAGGTAAACAATGTGGGTGTTTTAGAGTTTGCATATTTAGAATCACTCAATTTTACAtttcaattgaaataaaaaaataggatGAAAAAAAACATGGAAAAACATGTGTCATGTTTATACCATTCATACTTACAAAAGACTTAAAGTTTAAGGCTCCTTTCGGCAATTACTACATtcaaaaatgtttatttatttattttatatttagtgaATTTATAATGAAACGAAGTAGAAagaatgatttaattttttgtttttttttaaaaaaaaaaactgaaattcaactcacaattaaaaattcaaaactgaAAAACTCAAAGTTAAAATTGcttaaaacaaaaatccacTCCGAACATAAATCTTAAGTATGCCCCCTCGTCATAACTATGATCTCAATGTTTGTCTATGAGTATGGAACGGTGATGGTACTCATGTCTGGTACCACCATTAGCAAAAGTTAAGAGAACAATCCACTTGATCTCTACATCGTATCTTTTGATACAATGATCTCTGCACGGATCAACCATAAATTTCATCGAACTTAAATTTTCTTTATGAGTTGGTCGCTTGGTCAAACCATACGCTCTAATTTGGTCATGCTAAAACATTATCTCTTGTATCACTATTAGGGAAAAACTACGTACGAAAAAATTTACCCACACACCCATGGATATGTGATCCATGGTAGAGcttgaccaaaatctatattataTATTGAATTTCTAGTTGGAAGTATGCAacttaaacatataaaaaattgcaaacACAACAATATAAAGAATTCGATGGAACTCTTTGTCTTGCTCGCACAAGAGATGGGCCAATGCCCGATATGTGTATTTTATAATCCTACTACAAAAGAATTCGAGGTTATTCCAACTAGCCCTTTCAAGTATCGGTCATCAATATTGACACTTTTTTAATGACTTCTCATAATTTTAGTTATGAGACCATGTTAGAGATTACTATAAGGTAATTCAATGGTTGAACTTGTTTTCTATAACCGAAGTAGAAACATAATATAACCCGCACGTTGCACGGATGTAATTTTTAAACgaatgtaatttttaaaatattcttttagtataaattgttttttaaagttTGAAGGTGATATTTATggtctataaatatattaatctgATCGATCGAAAAAAAGatttcaaatttgtaagttttttagtttataaaaatagtgGTTGTATAACAAAAGAATAAGTggaatggaaaaaattataataaaatgagtgattttcactctaaaaactatgattaaaaaaagatgAGTTAGTGTATGtatacacaattaaaaagatttaaatCAAATGAGTGATtttaactcaaaaaatattattaaaaaaaagatgagtgatttatatacattttgttttgttttaaacattcaatcattatagaatattttcttcttataaaaaatacaatatatacTTTGCAATAAATACAATATATACTTTGCAATcattgatttgagatatatttgtaagcattgatttttatatgatcattatttttatttttattttactctttatctagagtactattatttttttattcttcttttgACGGCTAAATGTCACAAGCGGcccattaatttaatttcagttaacattttagtcttttattttttttttattttttttttctgatttggtcatttattttaattttaagtgacaatttgatcttttatgtttgaaaatgtcaacaatgttatcctttttttttttttacaaaaattcatcaaaattttcaaacaaaacccatgaaattaattatcatcttcaatataatgcaaatttcatcaaattcataacttaaatctttaaataaacttatatttttattctttattcgatgaatttgatgttgttggagatgaatatTATGTcacataatattataatatattaaaacagaCTTATTTACATGTTATGTCACATAACTCTATTTGTGCCACTTCACTTATTTACTTAGTTGTCATAGTTAGAATATCTTCTCTTTCTATTCTTCATATACTACACAATTTCATTtcatcaacaataaaaaaatattaataatagctCATAATGCAATAAATGTTTCTCTATCatctatttatcatttattaaatgtGAATTTATTTCGTAACCATTTCCAAAataagttcaattttttttggctAAACCAACATTCAATAAGACACATACCACAACCTCAAGACATGAACCATTTTTTAGTTAACTTTCTCTCCAATTTGAGTATAAAAAAATTGCTTTTgtggtgtttgatgaaatgctactaatatttatatcatttgAGTAACTGATTTCTCTCCAATTTGAGTATAAAAAAATTGCTTTTgtggtgtttgatgaaatgctactaatatttatatcatttgAGTAACTGACTTTGGTATATTTTTCTCCTTCACGACcatcttcttttcctttttccaCAGGAGATTGCTAGCCACTGGAAATGCGTGTTCCATTTTATGCCTAATATATAGttacataatttttatgttgtcttttatttacaatatcaataataaaaaaatctaattcaTTTCATTTATGTCGATATCAATTATTGATGTTCAATTCAACAAACCGTATGTTATACTTCAAATTTTCTGAAATTGATTATGTTGTCATATAGTAATTTATAAGGAAAGTATTCTCCCAATTGGAGGTTTATGAGTTTGGTTAGCAAGATTTCAACTTGTATACAACTTGACTTGTCAACTTCACacatatctattataatatattaaaatagacacTCAAACCACTCATTTGACACAATCACATTTTATGTCACATAACTCTATTTGTGTCACCTTACTTATTTACTTAGTTGTCATAGCTAAAATATCTTCTCTTTTTATTCTTCATATACTACacaattttatttcatcaataaataaaaattcaacaataaaaaacattaataatagCTCATAATGCAATAAACGTTTCTCTAGTATCTATTTATCAGTTATTAAATGTGAATTTATTCCGTAATCATTTTCATGTAAGTCCAATTTTTGTTTGCTGAACCAAGATTCAAGAAGATATGATACCACAACCTGGAGACATGAAGCATTGTTTACGCTAATTTTCTCTCtaatttgagttaaaaaaaaaaaatacttttctggtgtttgatgaaatgctACTAatgcttatatttatttaagtaacTGACTTTGGTATATTTTTCCCCTTCATGCCCATCTTTTTTTTCACAGGGGATTGCTAGCCATTGTAAATGCGTGTTCCATTTTATTCCTAATATTTagttacataatttttattttatctatcatttacaatatcaatattaaaaaaatctttcaTTTACAATATCCAATTAAggaataataacaacaacacaTATGTCTACATGATAATTTGAAACATTTAATCCATGTTTTTAACTTTACAccctcaaaatcaaaatttcaaatatttctttttgcGTTATAATTGAATCATAAGTGacattatatttattgtttttggcTCATATAACTCAACAAAAAAGATCTGCTGACACAAGAGACATGTGAGGTGACGATGAACAGATGGAAGCTACAAATTAGGTTTTAaccaaatattttagatttatcaCACGTTTATAAATTGTTATTCCATTATGACAAGTCAAATTTACGAGGAAACAATTATTTCCTCAATCTCATTTTAAATACCTCATTTGTCATTTCTTTTTATctcaaattatttgtcattttacaaTACCAATacagtattaattattttttttcactaatacttttatttattatatttcaacttATCAAAAAATTTCACTAATtgcaattaataaaaatatttgagcaaatgaaacattttatcattgaaatcaaatcaactaATCAATTGCTAAAGAATTGTACACATTTTAAAGGAGATATTTAAATGAGACGAGGGAAATACTTATCTTGAAGAGTGATTTTGCTTTTCACACTAATACAATGAAAACAAAGTATTTACCATATTCCATAATTATTCTATTCTAAATGCACAattttcataattgaatttaattaatatttttttttaagttgcaCTTATGTTATACATTTGTTTTAGTTCAAACTTTTTCCTTTAAGATATCTTATTATCGTAGAAAGAAAAGTTCTTCCTACTatcaattcaaataattcatccatttgttaatttatttagctgccttgtgaattttatatatgCTAATGTCACTTTTAATGTTTTTCAAGTTATTCTTCTGTGACGTGGGTAGCACTTTATTGTCAATTTTCTTTCTTATAATTCATACATCtaattaactattattattttgagatgatatttataaatagaattgtgtacaataaaattataaatataactaTTGTGGTTGATTTGATATCTAAGTAATTGCATTTATGCTACTAAGATATAATATTTGTTGAATAAGAGTGTTAATTCAcgaaacaaaatgaaaaatgagaCTTATAAATGATTAATTCTACAGGagacttataaattatatataccaTATAATTTCTAATggttactaattttttaaaaataaatatcaagaCACCCGCGTAATATGTGGATTGAGATctagttataattattatcaagTATATGAAAGCTTGAGAAATTATCAGATAATAAATCATATGAATCAAGTATATGTCAAATTTTCatatacttttaaataaaactaaattaaacttacatgatttaaattaaaaaaaaaaaaattatacgaaaattgaatcaaatatttaagccaattataatttaattgtataattaaaaaaattacaaaattgtgAATACAATGACATTTAGATTTCGATGAATTTGATTAGTTGTTAGAGTTTCATTATTcttgaaaaatttaataaaattgggGGGGATTGCTAATATAATTTAAAGGCGTACCATGTCTtccaaatttcaaatatttatatatcatgTCTACCTAATGGTCCCATAAATAACTTTCCAATTTAATCATGCCTATTTGATGAGCCCCAGCCTGTAAAAATCAAAAGACTTAAAAATTATATCCATCTAAGCAATAAATAAGTAGATACCcaccaaataatatttttgtcctGATTTACCATTATGAAGCATCCAATCTAATTACCCCTTTGGAATATGTCAAACTATATAGTAAAGTAAATTAAGGTCCCAAAAGTAAGAAGTTGGTAACTGCTTACTTTTATGTGAGGTCAtggtaaattattaaaaaaaaaaaggttacaTAATCTAAAATGATCATAGAAGGTGTTATGTGTATGATCCAATATCAAAATGTCTCTAAACCTTTTCTTATCAAATCTTAGTTAACATCACTTCTTTCCATGTCTCTCCCTCTCATAACCTTATTTAAATGGACACTCACCTAGAATTCTTTTCCACAACAGCTTCACACTAACCTTAGAACCTCAAAAACTTGTCACAAATATGACAAGAAAATCTATTGTATGTTCCTTTCTTCTTGGGGTATCTTGTTTCATTGTAATTGGTGTTTATGGTGAGAATATGCTTTCTAGGACAATTTCTAAGGGAAACTATCATGATGCAATACGTGGATTGCATTCATTTAAGACATCTTTAACAAGACATGACTCCATTGCTTCAACAACTTCATCATCCTTCTCACCTTCTCCTTCTTCTCAGCCAACTGAGGTAATTCAATCATAATATGTGTCTGTTGTCCGACATCGGTTAGTGTTTAACATTGACACGACACTCACACGTAGAtacattcaatttttcaaattattatcggTGTCAACTTGTTAGTATATGTGTCTAGTGTTTGTGTCTGTGATTCATAGTTTCGCCTTTAGTTGAGTCCATTTTTCATAGGGAAAAAGTATCAAATgcttgatgttttgtttttatgtgATATAGGGTATGAACAATCCAAAAGAATACCATGTGACATCTTATGGTGCAGACCCAACAGGGACTTCAGATAGCACAGATGCAATACTTGCAGCCATAGCAGATGCAGCAAATGGTCTAAGTGAAGAACATTTGATGGAAGGCATAAGAAACCTTGGAGGTGCACAGATCAATCTTGAAGGTGGAAATTACTTGATCAGCAGGTCAATCAAGTTGCCGGAAGCCGGTGTTGGAAACCTCATGGTATATGCCTGCACAAACTCTTAATTTGATAACTTACATTCACATAATTTTTCATGAGTAATGGTATCCGAATATCTCTGCGTACAACAGCAGAGACTAGTTCTCCAGCCTAGTAAGATGACATAGGAGGGAAATTCCTCAGGAGTTTTTTTCAACTTTGCTGCATTTCAATAGGAAGAAATGTTGCTTTTTGAACAATATACTTGATGCTTACTATATGAGAAGTATCTACCAAAGTTTACATACCCTTCATTATTTTTTGACAATTGGCAGTGTTTTAAGACTTTATTGCctgatttgatttttgagaGAAATTAGTAGTCACAATTTAGTATAAGTTAGTCATGGTGGCGAAGCAGTTGGTATAACTAGATCAACAAAATAAGTATGACTATTTTGTATTCATATATTAGAAAAGTATTTTCCTTATTAAGATATTAGAAAAGTCAAGCCAAACCAAACTAAcactttttatttgtttactcAATACAGcattcaaaataaatcaaaatatttgacAGGccaaattgatttatttattgttttaattgatGAAAAAACAGATACATGGTGGAACAATAAAAGCCTCAGATAATTTTCCTGAAGAAGGGTACATTATTGATTTATCACCCTCATCAAATTCATCTTCATCATCCTACAATTTTGAGTACATAACTCTGAAAGACCTGTTATTGGATTCAAAGTATAGAGGAGGAGGAATTTCAGTAATAAATTCAGTTAGAACAAACATAGAGAATTGTTACATTACACATTTCACAACAAATGGAATATTAGTAAAAAGTGGACATGAAACATACATCAGAAACTCATTCATTGGTCAGCATATTACAGCCGGCGGCGATCAACAAGAAAGAAACTTCACAGGCATAGGAATAAACCTTCAAGGTAATGATAATGCTGTCACAGATGTTGTGATTTTCTCTGCTGATATTGGAATCTTGGTTACTGGTCAAGCCAACACATTTTCTGGTATACATTGTTACAATAAAGCCACTGGTTTTGGTGGCACTGGAATTTATTTGCAACTTCCTGGTTTAACTCAAACAAGGATTGTGAATTCTTATATGGATTACACAAGCATTGTTGCTGAAGATCCTGTTCAacttcatatttcaagtacctTCTTCCTTGGTGATGCTAATATTGTCTTCAAATCTATCCATGGTGTTGTTAACGGTGTTACTATTGTTGATAACATGTTCTCTGGTTCAAATCAAGGTGTTGAAATTGTTCATTTGGATGAATCAAATAACAGTAATTTTCATGAAATAGATCAAGTTGTTGTTGATAGGAACATTGTAAGGGGAATGAAATTAAAGGCTACAGTTGCAAAAATGAGTATGGAAGGGAATGGAAGTTTATGGAATGTTGATTTTAATAACATTCTTATATTTCCTAATCTTATTAAAAATGTTCAGTACTCATTAAGTTCTGTAGGAACTACTTTTCCTAATCATGCTTTGAGGAATGTTTCGGATAATAAAGTTGTGATTCAAACCAATGAAGCTGTTGTTGCTAATGTTTTTGTCACGGTGGATCAAAGCGGGGTGAGTTGAAGAAGTTTTCATTTCTGAGTGAAGAGGCAAAATGTGCATCAGCTTAGAGTAAATTTAGCATTATACTAAACATTGTCATAGGTTTTTAAGAAGATTTAGATTTTATTGAATCATCACAAACTGTTGTGTAAGTGATGGTTAAGTATTTGATAGAAGATATAGATTTTCAACAGCTTGGTTCATAAAACTGGACCTAGGTTGAATTGCATCTATttgaaaaaatagttttataaaatttgaatatgaTGTTATTTATTCACATAAGATGGCTAATAtgaataattcaaataattacTTATTGAAACATCattatatatgattttgtaTGAGAGGCTATTGATgcctttatatatttatttgatttgatggGATTTTCATACtcttctttctcaaaattaagtttaacaGGTTTGGTTAGATTAAATTGTGCAAGGATCATAAGTTTTAGGTGGCGTAATTGAAAAAATTAGCTGATAATGTTGAAGTGTATAAAGTGTACATTTGAAGTTTTGGCGTcacaaaatagaaaatgaacAAGTTATAcacatataaataataaataaataaaattaaagaaatttttttctctcatccaaagtcttttaaaaaatttctaaattttgttcaaattgactAATTCAAgcatatattttacatatttgcactgtctatttatatatttttgtgtatttgatAATATGAAGAGTGAGAGAAGAAATGCAAATAATAGGTGATAGATATAGTTGagtcttcaaattttttataactcaaactttattaaaaaagtttaattggTCCCGAGCTTGAAATTTTGTTAACCAACTTTGATGCCAATACAATTTAgttgaaaatatttcaaaatatagagtttatattatttagttaaaaatatgttACTAGAGACttaatatttaaagaaattaaaaggaATATATGCTACTTTTCATTTCGaataaaacttcaaaactgaataaaaaagaagaaaaaaattaacaagaAAAGAGAAAGGTGAATCTAGAAAGAGCATTTTCATTTTAGCCCAAGCCCAACTGCGAAAACTGTGTCACCTGGATTTTAAGTAGGCAAGCCAATATTTgaaaatgcaaaaaaataagataagagTATTCTACCATGCACCTCTACACATAGATGTGTCTTTCCTTcgattaatataaaaatatatttttttttttaattttttataaaatcttcTATTTTTTACCACTCATTTTTTTACTCCCACTTTcgaatattttcaaattttgtaaataaaaaaaaaagttagtgaTACACAAATTTTTCATACcttcaaaatgaaaattttcaaaattttaaaaatttcgaacaattcaaatattttgaaatagaaaatttcaagcaatctgaaactttcgaaatagaaacttttttgaaactttccatATTTAGAAACTTCTAAAATTTTCCGGatttaaaaattttcaaaatattcaaaatgtagttttatttcaaaaatttaaaacttctaaaattattaattttaaaatttatgataaataattaaaaaagtaaaattatctTTGATTAAACAACGATAGGTTAAGATCTATGTGTAGGGTAGAATACTCACAAAGTTGTGATTTATGCCTAGTGCCTACCCTCGTTCCATGGCACCAGTTTTGGGTTGTAATTATAagttttcctttatttttgacaaaatatttttttaattaatatttgttataaagaaaaatatatttaaaaaatgaaaacttgtatacgttttcaaaaataataaaaatgtcaaaaaaattataatatatttgaaagtttacttttattaattattatttctttataataaacattcattttaaaaatgtcttatcaataaaattaaatacgcattgtataaaataaaacacactgCAGCAGCAAGAACAATAATAACATGCTAAATAGTATCtctagtcccttaacttaatttcagacaatttgatattttatgttttaaaatgtcaacaatgttatcattttttttccaaaaattaaaaaattcattaaaattttcaaacaaaattcgtaaaattaattatcattttcaatataatgcaaatttcatcaaatacataactcaaatatttaaataaactcatattttcatctccaacaacatcaaattcataaaataaagaatgaaaatattagtttatttaaatatttaagttatgaatttgatgaaatttacattatattgaagatgataattaattttatgatttttgtttgaaaattttaaatttttataaaaaataaaaatattgttgacattttaaaatataaaagatcaaattatcgcttaaaattaaaataaataattaaattaaaaaaatgaattattaaaatattaactaaaattaaattaaagaaccGTAAATATTATTTAgccataatattaataataacaacaactttgaagttttttttagtAGATCCTTTAAAGTTAATGTTGTACATTTGTGATAATATTAAACTAAATCAACCTTGTAATATTTAAAGAGAAAAGATAAGGCTAGACTTGGTTAAGTATTTTATTATGCATATGCAGCCAAAACTAGCACATAATTCCATTCAAATCCCTCGAGATCTGGTCCCACTCCAAGTGACCAAGACTATATCCCTAATTCAAATCCCTCATAGTTTCTTTTAAACTATATCCTGTTCAACATGAGGAATTGAGATGCTTGCAACAGGATGAGAATCACACTAGCTTAACAAGAACACCTTCTCATGGGTTTTCTTTGTGTGATACATACATTATTCGAGAGGCGTCTATTGTAGACATACTTACTCgaaatcttttaatttaattttagataatattttaattttttatctttttcattttatttggtcttttatttaattttattacaaaaatttaaaaatataaataataaaaatatgagtttatttgaattataaatttgatgaaatttgcattatcttgaa
Protein-coding sequences here:
- the LOC101510189 gene encoding polygalacturonase QRT3 translates to MTRKSIVCSFLLGVSCFIVIGVYGENMLSRTISKGNYHDAIRGLHSFKTSLTRHDSIASTTSSSFSPSPSSQPTEGMNNPKEYHVTSYGADPTGTSDSTDAILAAIADAANGLSEEHLMEGIRNLGGAQINLEGGNYLISRSIKLPEAGVGNLMIHGGTIKASDNFPEEGYIIDLSPSSNSSSSSYNFEYITLKDLLLDSKYRGGGISVINSVRTNIENCYITHFTTNGILVKSGHETYIRNSFIGQHITAGGDQQERNFTGIGINLQGNDNAVTDVVIFSADIGILVTGQANTFSGIHCYNKATGFGGTGIYLQLPGLTQTRIVNSYMDYTSIVAEDPVQLHISSTFFLGDANIVFKSIHGVVNGVTIVDNMFSGSNQGVEIVHLDESNNSNFHEIDQVVVDRNIVRGMKLKATVAKMSMEGNGSLWNVDFNNILIFPNLIKNVQYSLSSVGTTFPNHALRNVSDNKVVIQTNEAVVANVFVTVDQSGVS